The window GCTTTCATAGTGGTGGATGCTTTTGACAATGGATCCTATATAAAGATCCTTCCTGCGGAAAGGAAGATTGTTGGCTATACCACCCGTAACAGCGGAGGGGTTACCGCCAACTTCAGGAACTATTTTGTTTTGCAATTTGATAAATCGTTTTCGCAAGCCCATACCTGGCATGATTCAGTTCTGGTGAAAAGTGGCTTGGAGATGAAGGCCGATCATGCAGGAGCAGTAGTGGCCTTTTCCACCAGGAAAGGAGAGCCTGTCCATGTGAAAGTAGCTTCTTCCTTCATCAGCCTGGATCAGGCTGAGCGGAACCTGGTGAATGAGGTGGGCAACCAGGGATTTGATGCCACTGTCAATGCTTCTAAGAAAGAGTGGAACAAGGTGCTGGGCAGGGTAAAGGCTGAAGGCGGAACTACAGAGCAACTCAGGACCTTCTATTCCTGCCTTTACCGGACCGTATGTTTTCCGCAGAAGCATTATGAACTGGATGCGGCCGGGAAACCCATGCATTATAGTCCTTATACAGGTGAGGTGTTACCTGGTTATTTCTATGCCGGCACCGGCTTCTGGGATACCTTCAGGGCCCTGTACCCGTTGCTGAACCTGCTTTATCCATCCATTAATGTGGAGATGCAGGAAGGATTGGTGAATGCCTATAAGGAGGGCGGTTACCTTCCTGAATGGTCCAGCCCGGGATTCCGGAATGTGATGGTAGGCAATAACTCTGCATCGGTAGTGGCAGATGCCTACCTCAAAGGCCTGCGGGGTTATGATATCCAAACCCTTTATAAGGCATTGCTGCATGGCGCAAATAGTGAAGGCCCGATGGATGCAGTAGGAAGAAGGGGGGTGAAGTACTATAATGAATTGGGTTATGTTCCATACGACGTCAAGATCAACGAGAACGCGGCACGTACCCTTGAATATGCCTATGATGATTTTACCATCTGGCAGTTGGCCAAGGCGCTGAACCGTCCTAAGGAGGAGATCGCGCTTTATGAAAAACGGATGCTCAATTACCGGAACCTATACGATCCTGCATTCAAGTTGATGCACGGCAGGATGAAGGATGGAAGTTTCTCACCCAATTTCAATCCATTCAAATGGGGGGATGCTTTTACTGAAGGGAATAGCTGGCACTATAGCTGGAGTGTATTCCATGATATCCAGGGACTCATTAACCTGATGGGCGGGGAGAAGGAATTCGTTTCCATGCTCGATTCTGTCTTCAGCATGCCACCCGCTTTTGATGATTCCTATTATGGATTCCCCATCCATGAGATCCGGGAAATGCAGATCATGAACATGGGCCAGTATGCGCATGGCAACCAGCCGATCCAGCACATGATCTACCTCTACAATTATGCCGGACAACCCTGGAAGACGCAATACTGGACCAGGGAGGTGATGAACCGCCTGTACAAGCCTGAACCGGATGGCTATTGCGGGGATGAGGACAATGGCCAGACCTCTGCCTGGTATATTTTTTCCGCTATGGGTTTTTATCCTGTATGTCCGGGAACCGACCAATACGTGTTGGGTGCCCCACTTTTCAGGAAACTCACCCTGCAACTAGAGAATGGCAAACAGGTCCTGATCAATGCCGCTGCGAATTCAGCTACTAACAAATATGTACAAACGCTTTTCTGGAATGGCCGTCAATACGACAAGAACTTTATCAGCCATTTCGACCTGTTAAAGGGTGCCAGCCTTGATTTCAGGATGGCTTCGATTCCCAATAAAAAACGTGGTGTTGATGCATCCGCTTATCCCTATTCCTATTCAACCAAAAAATAATTCCATGCAATCGAGAAGAAAATTCATTCAGCATACAGGGGCACTGGCAACCGGTTTGTTCCTGCAACAGTCGGGGGCATTTGCCTTCTCTGCCCAGGGTTATGAGTCGAAGCGCCCTCCGTTGGCAGAAAGGAAATTCACCAGTGAAGCTGTGGAGGCCACCATTGTACGGTTAAAAAAGCAAATCGCTGATCCTGAACTGGGTTGGTTGTTTGAGAACTGTTTCCCCAACACCCTGGATACAACGGTTGAATATGAGGAGCCGAATGGTGTACCGGATACTTACGTGATCACGGGTGATATTGATGCCATGTGGTTGCGCGATAGTACGGCACAGGTATGGCCCTACCTGCCCCTGGTGAAGGGCGATGCCAAACTCAGGTTACTGATAGAAGGGGTGATCAATCGCCAGAAGCACAGTATTATCCTTGATCCTTACGCTAATGCTTTTTACAAGGATGTAAAGAAGGAGAGCGAATGGAAGCACGACCTCACCACTATGCAACCCGGTATCCATGAGCGGAAATGGGAGATCGATTCATTATGTTATCCCATCCGCCTGGCACACCAGTTCTGGAAGACCACGGGGGTTACACGCCCTTTTGATACCGCATGGGTGAAGAGCATTGAACTGACCGTGAAGACATTCAAAGAACAACAACGCAAGAACGGCGATGGTCCTTATACCTTCCAGCGCACCACAGCCTGGGCAACAGATGGCGTACCCCTTGCCGGCTATGGCTATCCTGTGAAGCCGGTGGGCCTGATCTGCTCCATCTTCCGTCCCAGCGATGATGCCACTATTTATCCCTTCCTGGTGCCGGCCAATTTCTTCGCTATAGTTTCCCTTCGCCAGGCAGCAGAAATGTTGAACTCCATCCACAAGAATACCCAGCTGGCCAATGAGTGTACTGCCCTGGCCAATGAAGTGGAGAAGGCTTTGCAACAATTTGCTATCATCAATCACCAGCAGTTCGGTAAAGTGTACGCCTATGAGGTGAATGGATTTGGCAGCTTCAACCTGATGGATGATGCCAATGTGCCCAGCCTGCTTTCACTGCCTTACCTGAATGCTGTTAAGAACACTGACCCGATCTATCGAAATACCAGGAAACTGTTGCTTTCGGAGAATAATCCATTCTTCTTCAAAGGGAAGGTAGCTGAAGGCATTGGAGGACCCCATGCTGGTATGTTCATGATCTGGCCCTTGAGCATCACCATGCGTGGATTGACCGCAACAACGGGAGAAGAAGTCCGCCAGTGTTTGCATTATTTGAAGTCCACCCATGGTGGTACAGGATTCATGCATGAATCCTTCCATAAGGATGATGCCAGTAAATTCACCAGGAAATGGTTTGCCTGGGCAAATACCTTGTTTGGTGAACTGGTATTGCATACCAGCCAGCAATACCCACAAATCTTAAGCCTTAAATCTATCTGATGAAAAAACAACTGATCCTGACCATTGATGTTGGGGGAACACATGTAACCACCGCTCTGATTGACCTTGGTGAAAGGTCAGTGGTGGAAGGAAGTTTGGCCAGGGAATATTTTGATTCCAACCTTCCAAAGGATACTGTCTTACAGCACTGGCTAAACGCCATTAACCATGCCATGGCATGGTCTGGTGATCATGAACTGGAAGGGGTCGGGATCTGTATGCCAGGTCCATTTGATTACCAGCAGGGGATATGCTGGATAAAGGACCAGGATAAGTATGAACATTTCTACGGGGTGAATATCAGGGAAGAGCTTAGGAATTTATTAGGGTTCTCCCTTTCCTTTCCCATATTATTTGAAAATGATGCGGCCTGTTTTGGCAAGGGTGAGGTACTTCGGCTTCCCGCCCTGCAAAGGCAAAGGGTGATCGCCATGACCCTGGGAACGGGACTGGGGGGGTGTTTCATTGAGAATGGACTAGTGCTCACCGATGACCCCAGGGTGACCAAGGGAGGGGAGTTGTATTACCTTCCCTATCGGGATGGTATAGCCGAAGATTATATTTCTACCCGTGCCCTGGTGAATGCCTATCACCAGCTGACTGGTATACAACTGCCGAATGCAAAGGAAATAGCAGACAGGGCAAGGAGCGGTGACAAGGCCGCATTGGAATGTTTCCACCAAATGGGAATTGCCATTGGGGAAGTGTTGAGGCCTTGGATCAATAGTTTTCGTCCGGCAAGCCTGGTGCTTGGTGGTAAGATTTCCATTTCGGCCGACCTCTTCCTGTTGTCGCTGCAACAGGAATTGAAGAAGGCAGAGGTTGTGCCTGATGTATTGGTTTCAATAGATAATGAGCTGGCTGCCTTGTTTGGGGCTGCTGCCCTATTTGTTGACCTGGAGCGGGTGGCTTGAAAAGGCCCGGCTACTCATCAATAAAATCAATTGATGCAAAGGAGTTTATAGCGATAAGTTGTTGTTCGGAAGGCGAATGGGTTTTGATCAGGTCGGAGTTATTAACCCTTTTTAACAAGAACTTGGATCATTTTGCTAAATCGATTTTTCAATAGTGCTAATTCGTAAATTTAGTAACCTAACGTTTGCGCCAATGAAAGGAAGAATTATCCTGCTGATCGCTGTTGCCATCAGCGGCATGTCTGTGTGGGTGGGCTGCGCCTCCAACAGTTCGGGAAACGAGGCTGCCATACCGGAGACCATCAGCTACAACTACGATATCCGTCCCATCCTTTCCGACAAATGTTTTGCCTGTCATGGACCCGACCAGAAGAAACAGGAGGCCGGACTGAGGCTGGACCATCCGGAGTTTGCCTATGCGCCGCTGAGGGAAACCAAAGGGGCTTTTGCCATCGTGCCAGGAAAACCGGAACAGTCTGAACTGATCAAACGCATCACCTCCACTGATCCGGGTTACGTGATGCCTACACCTGAATCACATCTCGGGGCATTGACGGAGCGTGAGGTGGAATTGTTTACCGAATGGATCCGCCAGGGGGCTAAGTATGAACCGCATTGGGCATTTACCCGTCCAGAGAAAGCACCCCTTCCAAAGGTGGCCGATAAGGAATGGCCAAGGAATGCCATTGATCATTTCATTTATGAGAAGATGGCTGAACAGGGATTGAGTCCCAATGAAGCCGCCGGTAAGGAATACCTGGTGAAGCGGGTGACCCTGGACCTCACAGGCTTGTTGCCAACACCGGCACAGGTGGATGCCTTCCTGGCAGACAATCGTCCCGACGCTTATGAACGATATGTGGACCAGTTACTGGCCAGTCCGCAGTATGGTGAGAAGATGGCCGTGCATTGGCTGGATGTCTCCCGGTATGCGGATAGTTATGGCTACCAGGACGATAATATCCGAACCCAGTGGCCTTATCGCGATTGGGTGATCCATGCCTTCAATAAGAACATGCCTTATGACCAGTTCATCACCTGGCAACTGGCTGGTGATATGTTGCCGGATGCCGATAAGGAAAAGATACTGGCCACCGCTTTTCTTCGTAACCACAAGTATACGGAAGAGGGTGGGGTGATCGATGAGGAATACCGGGTGGAATACCTGGTAGATAAAGTAAAAACCTATACCAAGGGCGTACTGGCCTTAACTGCCGAATGCGCCCAATGCCACGACCACAAGTATGACCCTATCTCCCAAAAGGATTATTTCCAGCTCTTCGCATTTTTTAATAATACGAAGGAAATAGGCTACGAAGGGGATGTGAATATTTCCAAACCTGCCAAGAATCCCATTCTTACCCTTACAGATGAAGAGGTAAAGAATGTATTGGGTTTCATCAATAAGAAGGATACCGGTAGCCTGATGGTTTCGGTTATGGGTGAACGTGATACCCTCCGTCCCACCTATATCCTTAACCGCGGTGTTTATGACCAGCGGGGGGAAGTGGTTCAGCCATCCGCCTTGCGTGCGGTACTGCCCTTCGATACCCTCAAGCTGCCGCGCAACAGGCTAGGCCTGGCGCAATGGACGGTAAATAGGAACAACCCGATTACTGCAAGGGTATTCGTGAACCAACTCTGGCAGGAGTTCTTTGGCAGGGGTATTGTAAAAACGACGGGCGACTTTGGTATGCAAGGCAACCTGCCTTCCCATCCCAAACTGCTGGATTGGCTGGCAGTGGATTTTATGGAGCATGACTGGGATATCAAACGTCTGGTGAGACTGATCGTCAGTTCGGCAACCTACCAGCAGTCGGCCAGGGTTTCAGAAAAGCAATTGCAGCGCGACCCCGAGAACATCTATCTCTCCCGAGCCCCACGCACCAAGGTAAAAGCAGAGTTCGTGCGTGATATAGTTTTGGGGAGCAGTGGTTTGCTGAATAAGGAAATTGGTGGCCCAAGTGTGAAGCCCTACCAGCCAAAAGGTTTGTGGGAAGCGGGAACATCCGGCAGGGGAGTGCTGGCTACCTACAAGCAGGATCATGGGAATGAATTGTACCGGAGAGGCATGTATACCTTCATCAAGCTGACCCTTCCCCCGCCATCCATGATCATCTTCGATGCCAGCAACCGTGACCAGTGCGAGGTAAAGAGGACCAGTACCAATACCCCTTTACAGGCATTGGTGATGATGAATGACCCCACCGTACTGGAAGCATCCCGTGTGTTGGCGCAGCAACTGGTGGTGCAGTCCACTGATGATGCAGCCAATATCACCACTGCCTTCAGGGCTATCCTCTGCCGTAAGCCTTCAACCAAAGAGATGGATATCCTGGGCAAGTATTTTAAGGAGGAACTGGCTTTGTACAGTTCTGGTAAACTAGCCCCGGAAAAACTCCTTGGCATAGGGGAGTGGCCACAGGTGAAAGGCGCCGATGCCAATCGTTCCGTGGCACTTATGAAAGTCATCACCACTATTTATAACATGGAAGAAGCCATCACTAAATCATAGTTATTATGGAAAAGGAATTCCTTGAATACGGCTTAAGCATGAATCGTCGCCGCTTCCTCACCAGCCTGGGAATGGGGATCGGTGGTGCGGCATTGGGATCTTTGCTGGTTCCTGACCTTTTTGGCAGCAGGGCTGAGGAAGAAATGGTGATGGCCGGTCTTCCCCATTTTGCTCCCAAGGCCAAGCGGATCATCTACCTGTTCCAGAATGGGGCACCATCACAACTCGATCTGTTCGACTACAAGCCCACGCTGGAAAAGATGTTCGGGGAAGACCTCCCTGCATCAGTTCGGATGGGCCAACGTTTAACAGGTATGACCGCTGACCAGACCAAATTCCCGCTGGCGGCATCCATGTTCAAGTTCAACCAATATGGACAACACCGGGCATGGATAAGCGAGCTGCTTCCCCATACCGCCAAAGTGGTGGATGACCTTTGCATCATCAGGAGCCTTTATACGGAAGCGATCAATCATGACCCTGCACTGACCTTCTTCCAGACAGGTGCACAAGTGGGTAACCGTCCCAGTATGGGGGCCTGGCTGAGCTATGGATTGGGCAGTGAGAACAAGAACCTTCCTGCATTTTGCGTGCTGTTATCGAAAGGAAAAGGCAATGGGCAGGGTGTGTATTCCAAGCTCTGGACCAATGGTTTTCTGGATTCTGTTCACCAGGGTGTGCAGTTCAGCAGTGGTGAAAATCCTGTATTATACCTGAACAACCCGGATGGTATGGACAAAGCTGACAGGCGTAATATGCTGGATAAACTGGCAGAGCTGAATGAAAGCAGTTTTGAGACGTTCGGCGATCCAGAGATCAAAGCGAAAGTGCAGCAATATGAAATGGCCTATCGTATGCAAACGGCAGTACCCGAAGTGACCGACCTAAGCAAGGAACCCGAACATATCGTTAAGTTATATGGTCCCGATTGCCTGGTGCCCGGAACCTATGCAGCCAATTGCCTGCTGGCCAGGAAACTGTCTGAGAGCGGGGTCCGTTTTGTACAATTGTACCACCAGGGCTGGGATGGACATAATAACCTTCCCTCCGAGATCAAGGGGCAATGCCTGGATACCGACCAGGCATCCGCCGCGCTGATCACAGACCTGAAGCAGCGGGGATTGCTGGATGAAACATTGGTGATCTGGGGCGGTGAGTTTGGCCGGACCAATTATTGCCAGGGGCCGCTCACGAAGGAAAACTATGGCCGCGACCATCACCCGCGTTGTTTCACCATGTGGATGGCCGGTGGCGGCGTTAAGCCCGGCGTTTATGGCGAAACAGATGAGTTCGGTTACAATATCGTTGCCAACCCCGTGCATATCCACGACTTCCATGCAACAGCCCTGCACCTGATGGGACTCGACCATGAGAAGCTGGTCTATAAGCACCTTGGCCGCCGCTACCGGTTGACCGATGTAGCCGGTAAGGTTGTAAAGGATATTATCGCATAAGCCTCTTCGTTATAACCCTTAAACCATCAGGATGCATCGCAAGGACTTTATCAGGAATACCGCACTGGCGGGAATGGGAGCTTTGGTGGTGCCTCACTATCTTTCTGCAGAACAGGTAGTGCTGGGCCAGAACAACAAGCGCTATAAGATCAATACACATTGGAGTAAGGCAGATATCAGCCGCTACCCGGTGAATGATTGCCATGAAATGGTGCAGGACAGCAAGGGAAGAATCCTCTTGCTGACCAATGAAACCCGTAACAATGTACTGGTGTATGATAAGCAGGGGAAATTACTGGACAGTTGGGGGAATGAATACCCGGGGGCACATGGGTTAACATTGTTCAATGAGAATGGGCAGGATGTATTGTTCATCTGTGATAACAACCGTCACCAGGTGATCAAGACCACTATCAATGGCAAGGTCCTGATGGTATTGGATTATCCCAGGGAAACCGGGATGTATGCCAAGGCCGAAGAGTATGTCCCAACAGAGACCGCCATTGCACCCAACGGTGATATCTATGTCGCGGATGGTTATGGCAAGGACCTGGTGATCCAGTATGATGCCAATGGAAAGTATATCCGCCATTTTGGGGGAAGGGGAACAGGGGCCGGGCATTTGCTGAATGCACATGGCGTATGCATTGATAACAGGGATCGCTCCAATCCATTGGTGATCGTAAGTTCCCGTCAGCATAATGCCTTTAAACGCTATACGCTTGAAGGTGTGTATAAGGATACCATAGAACTACCCGGGGCATGGGTATGCCGGCCGGTTATAAAAGGTGATTACCTCTATGCTGCTGTCTTGCAGTCGAACAGCCGCCAGGGACAAGGATCCGGGTTCGTGACCATATTGGATAGGAACAATAAAGTTGTTTCCAATCTTGCAGGCAGTGAGCCTTCCTATCAGAATGGCCGGCCAGAAGAGATGTACCAGACCATCAAGGCCTTTCAGTATCCCCATGATGTTTGCATTGATGATGAGGAAAACCTTTATGTGGCACAGTGGAATTCCGGCAAAACCTATCCCTATAAACTAGAACCCATCGCATGAAAAAGGAATGGCTCATAGCGTTGTGCTATTGCATGGCAGGAATGGCAGCAATGGCCCAGGACCAGTTCCAACTGGCACCACCTTTTATGAAGTATCCTTCTGTCTTTTTTGAGAAGGAAACAAGTGTTGGTTTGTTGTTCGCGCAGAAAGGGACAAGCATCCATTATACTACTAACGGTAAAGTGCCCACGCAACAGGACCCTGAATACCGATCCCCGATCAGGATCACCGAACATAATACTACTGTAAAAGCGAAGGTGTTTGGCAAGGGATACCAGCCTTCGGATGTAGTGGAAGCAACCTTTATCAAAGGAGGGCTGCGAATCGCATCCATTAGCGGTACCGCGCCTTTTGCGCAGTATGCCGGGGAAGGTGGGCAGTCCTTGAATGATAACAAAGGCGGTAACACTGCGTATACCAGCAAGACCTGGATGGGCTGGAAAGATGATCGGGTAAGCCTGACCGTTAAACTGGCGCAGCCTGAAACAGTTGGTGCCATATTGCTTGACCTTTTGCAGGACCAGGGCAGTTGGATATTCTTTCCGGCAAGGGCAGAAGTGTATGCTCTAGATTACGCTACGGAGTCGGAACAAAAAGTCGGGCAAATGGAATGGCAGCCGAGGGAAGGGAAGGATGTTAGTGTATGTAAGCCCTTCCTTTTGTCCTTTGACCAACCCGTTAAAACCGATATGGTCCGATTGGAATTATTTGTATTGCAGCAGATCCCTGACTGGCATCCCGGAAAAGGGCAGCGCAGCTGGATATTCCTGGATGAAATAAAACTGTATTAATCATGACAACAGACTGGAAGCGGGTCTTATTCAATACCTGTATTGCCCTCAACTGCCTCTTGATCTTTTTGGTAGTATTTGGTAGTGAAATGCAATTGCCGTTGTGGTTACAGGTGACCGGAAGGTTTCACCCTTTGGCAGTGCATTTTCCCATTGTTTTAATGCTTGTGGCTTTTGTCTGGGAATTGTTTTTTACCCGGAAGGATTACGCAATATTAAGGGAAGCCGGTGATTGGTTCTTATTAGGTTCCGCCTTCACAGGAGTGTTGGCTGCCCTCATGGGGTTATTCCTTTCCAGGGAAGTGGGGTATGATCAGGACGCCATTGTTTACCATAAATGGACCGGTGTAGGAAGTGCTGTCATTAGTTTGATCTGGTATGCTTCGAGGTCGTCAATAAGAAAGCGTAAGTTGTCAACGACCTTTGCCGGATTGATTGCAATGGGGGGAGTTGCGGTGGCGGGCCACCTGGGTGCCAATATCACCCATGGGTCAGATTTTTTGTTTGCGCCTGTAATGGCATCAAACCATCCAAAAGTATTGCTCGAAGATGCTATTGCTTATACCCACCTGATCAAGCCAATACTTGAAGACAAATGTGTGAGTTGCCATAATAACAGAAAGGCAAAAGGGGAACTGATCATGGAAACGGAGGCCCTGCTTTTGAAAGGTGGAAAAAACGGGAGGCTATGGGATAGTACAGCAAAGGATTTTGGCCTGATGATGCAACGGATCCATTTGCCGCTCGATGCTAAAGAGCATATGCCCCCCAAGGGGAAAGCCCAGTTAACGGAGGAGGAAGAGAAAGCGATCTATTACTGGATCAAGGGAGGTGCCAGTTTTACCCAAAGGATCATTGATCTGCCTGAAACCGATACCCTGCGCATGATCGCAGCAGGATTCTTCACAACAGCTGAGCAGGATAGTTATTCATTTGAGCCGGCAAAGGAATCGTTGATAAAGGAATTGAACACCGATTACCGGGTAGTGAATCCCCTGGCATTGGGATCGCCGGCATTGAATGTGGAGTTTTTTGGACCGGTATTCTTCAAGCCTGAACAATTGAAGGAGTTAGAGAAAGTAAAAACACAGGTGGTCAGCCTGAACCTGGCAAAGATGCCGGTGACCGATGCGGACCTGAAATTGATCGGCAATTTCACTAACCTGCGCAAACTAAACCTTTCCTTTACAAAGATCACCGGAGCAGGGCTCTCAGCTTTATCTGGCTTGAAAGACCTTCGTCAATTGTCCCTTTCCGGTACAGCAGTCAAGCCCGCTGATATTGCACAACTGAAGGGCCTTGAAAAATTAGCCACTATATATGCCTGGAATACCGGTGTGCAGGAAAAGGACCTGGATCTGCTGGCAAAGCAATTCCCTGATACCCGCATTGAAATGGGATTCAAAGGTGATACCATTAAGGTTAAATTGAACCCGCCGATCATTGAAGGGGAGCAGCAGGTCCTTACGGGCCCTACCACCATTATCCTTAAGCATTATGTGAATGGCGTTCAGTTACGCTATACGCTGGATGGAAAGGAGCCTGATAGTATCAACTCCCCGCTGTATAAAGACGGTATCCTGATCAATGGTACGGGTGTATTGAAAGCGAAAGCTTTCCTCCCGGGATGGTATAGCAGTGAGGTGGCATCAAAAAATTATTATAAGACAGGCTTCAGGCCGGATAGTGTTAGCCTGGTGGCCAAACCTGCTGCGTCCTACGCAGGTTCGGGTGGCAAGACCCTTGCTGATGGGGAGAAAGGTGACCTGAATTTCCGGACAGAAAAATGGCTGGGCTATAAGGACAATGATATGGTTGCCCTGCTCTATTTCAATCAGCCTGCTGAGCTTTCCGGGATATCCGTCAGTACGATCGTGGATATCGGGAATTACATTATGCCTGCGCAACAACTGGAGGTATGGGGAGGTGCCAATGCATCCGGATTGAAGTTATTGGGTAGATTGAATCCCGTTCAGCCAAAAGAGCAGGTGCCGGGCTATATGGTCGGATTTGATTTTGCTTTCGCAAAACAAAAAATAA is drawn from Flavihumibacter rivuli and contains these coding sequences:
- a CDS encoding DUF2231 domain-containing protein, which produces MTTDWKRVLFNTCIALNCLLIFLVVFGSEMQLPLWLQVTGRFHPLAVHFPIVLMLVAFVWELFFTRKDYAILREAGDWFLLGSAFTGVLAALMGLFLSREVGYDQDAIVYHKWTGVGSAVISLIWYASRSSIRKRKLSTTFAGLIAMGGVAVAGHLGANITHGSDFLFAPVMASNHPKVLLEDAIAYTHLIKPILEDKCVSCHNNRKAKGELIMETEALLLKGGKNGRLWDSTAKDFGLMMQRIHLPLDAKEHMPPKGKAQLTEEEEKAIYYWIKGGASFTQRIIDLPETDTLRMIAAGFFTTAEQDSYSFEPAKESLIKELNTDYRVVNPLALGSPALNVEFFGPVFFKPEQLKELEKVKTQVVSLNLAKMPVTDADLKLIGNFTNLRKLNLSFTKITGAGLSALSGLKDLRQLSLSGTAVKPADIAQLKGLEKLATIYAWNTGVQEKDLDLLAKQFPDTRIEMGFKGDTIKVKLNPPIIEGEQQVLTGPTTIILKHYVNGVQLRYTLDGKEPDSINSPLYKDGILINGTGVLKAKAFLPGWYSSEVASKNYYKTGFRPDSVSLVAKPAASYAGSGGKTLADGEKGDLNFRTEKWLGYKDNDMVALLYFNQPAELSGISVSTIVDIGNYIMPAQQLEVWGGANASGLKLLGRLNPVQPKEQVPGYMVGFDFAFAKQKISVLKLVARPVTKLPPWHRGKGERGWVFIDEVFIN